From Penicillium digitatum chromosome 5, complete sequence, one genomic window encodes:
- a CDS encoding DUF221 domain protein gives MDLHHLSLQVRADGTDTFLQLISNPFRSAFAGTAIWASLGTSIGVTVLLTLLFSLVRPRHSLVYAPKVKHADLKHAPPPVGKGFFAWVKPVIQTRESQLIETVGLDAVIFLRFTTMCRNIFVFLSIIGCLVMIPVNITQSKGSTGSSATAAFSMMTPLNITNPMAIWSQVVCAWAFDLIVVFFLWKNYRVVRNLRRQYFQSSDYQRSMHARTLMITDIPLNSRTDEGILRLTDKVNPTAALPRAAIGRNVRDLPRIIKEHEEVVRELESVLAKYLKNPDRLPAKRPTLRPPRRQRHQLPGSRVDAIDYLSLRIRVLEEEIKHGRASIDRRNAMPYGFASWDNIEHAHSVAWNARRKRPEGTSITLAPRPSDIIWENLPLTKSARKWKRLVNVFWVTCLTLVWIVPNGLIAIFLSNLSNLGLVWPAFQTSLARNPTVWAAVQGIASPALTSLVYLALPVIFRRLSVQGGSKTKTSRERHVLGHLYAFFVFNNLIVFSFFSAAWYFVSFVVDRTHDHEGAWQAILESRMYAKLVSALCTVSPFWVTYLLQRNLGAALDLVQLVTIFWVWFSKTLLSPTPRQAIEWTAPPPFDYASYYNYFLFYATVAFCFATLQPIVLPVTAFYFGVDAMLKKYLLMYVFVTKNESGGAFWRVLFNRLIFASILSNVIIALVAKSSGTWDMVFCVAPLPFLMIGFKIYCMKKFDSDCEFYNRANLNDFEALGVNPADKKASDRLNTKFGHPALYKPLLTPMVHAKAAAALKEIYQGRLDQGETDGEYSDIAMNSMLASQPGKSAEPAPFEVVPENHLDFSYYKDRADFRDDFGGGIYGRPDDQMTERSHTPRSNLRGEWSPGSSRASSPAPSVSSMPSLNMYNGYDHLDPTGLAHPAFHVPLSRGECDPSGAYSNADEAESRLLSHAQAPAQTDITNPLGRWRSGGYGPVDQDDEPSYTSYDAYRSQR, from the exons ATGGATCTACATCACTTGAGTTTGCAAGTTCGCGCGGATGGGACGGATACTTTCCTCCAGCTTATTTCGAACCCATTTCGCTCTGCA TTTGCAGGTACCGCTATTTGGGCTTCGCTCGGCACCTCGATCGGCGTCACTGTTCTCCTCActctcctcttctccctTGTTCGACCCCGTCACTCGCTTGTATATGCGCCCAAAGTAAAACATGCAGACCTTAAACACGCTCCACCCCCGGTGGGcaagggcttcttcgcctGGGTCAAACCGGTCATTCAGACACGGGAATCACAGCTGATCGAGACAGTCGGCCTGGACGCCGTAATCTTTCTCCGCTTTACAACAATGTGCCGCAACATCTTCGTCTTTCTCAGCATTATCGGCTGCCTCGTCATGATACCGGTCAATATCACACAAAGCAAGGGGTCTACTGGCTCATCGGCGACTGCCGCCTTTAGTATGATGACACCCCTCAACATCACCAACCCCATGGCCATCTGGAGTCAGGTAGTATGCGCCTGGGCTTTTGACCTCATTGTTGTCTTCTTTTTATGGAAGAACTATCGCGTTGTACGGAACCTGCGACGGCAATATTTCCAAAGCTCTGATTACCAGCGCAGTATGCATGCCAGAACCTTGATGATCACGGATATCCCTCTCAATAGTCGTACCGACGAAGGTATCCTGCGGCTTACCGACAAGGTCAATCCAACCGCGGCTCTCCCCCGAGCTGCGATTGGTCGTAATGTCAGAGATTTACCCCGGATCATCAAAGAGCATGAAGAGGTCGTCCGAGAACTCGAGTCCGTTTTGGCCAAGTACCTCAAGAATCCGGACCGACTACCCGCGAAAAGACCTACTCTACGCCCTCCTCGCCGACAACGTCACCAACTTCCCGGCAGTAGAGTGGATGCGATCGATTATCTATCTCTCCGGATTCGCGTATTGGAGGAGGAAATCAAGCATGGACGTGCCTCGATTGATCGTCGGAACGCAATGCCCTACGGCTTTGCCAGTTGGGACAACATCGAGCACGCTCATTCCGTGGCATGGAACGCTCGCCGCAAGCGCCCCGAGGGCACCAGTATTACTCTTGCGCCGCGGCCAAGCGATATCATCTGGGAAAACCTACCCCTTACCAAATCAGCACGCAAATGGAAGCGATTGGTCAATGTTTTCTGGGTGACATGCTTGACTCTTGTATGGATTGTTCCTAACGGTCTGATTGCCATTTTCTTGTCCAACCTGTCAAATCTGGGTTTGGTATGGCCGGCGTTCCAGACTTCGCTGGCAAGGAACCCAACGGTTTGGGCTGCTGTCCAGGGTATTGCATCGCCCGCACTGACTTCGCTCGTGTATCTGGCTCTCCCGGTCATCTTCCGTCGACTATCTGTCCAAGGTGGCAGCAAGACTAAAACATCTCGAGAGCGCCATGTGCTGGGGCATCTGTACGCCTTCTTCGTTTTCAACAATCTGATCgtcttttcgtttttttcgGCAGCTTGGTACTTCGTGTCATTCGTGGTTGACAGAACCCACGACCACGAAGGTGCTTGGCAAGCCATCCTGGAAAGCCGGATGTATGCCAAGTTGGTAAGCGCACTATGCACCGTATCGCCTTTTTGGGTGACGTATCTTTTGCAGCGCAATCTTGGCGCTGCCCTTGATCTTGTGCAGCTGGTTACCATTTTTTGGGTCTGGTTTTCCAAGACATTACTCTCACCCACACCCCGACAGGCAATTGAATGGACCGCACCACCACCGTTCGACTACGCCAGTTACTATAACTACTTCCTCTTCTATGCCACCGTGGCTTTCTGTTTCGCTACCTTGCAACCCATTGTACTGCCGGTGACGGCGTTTTATTTTGGGGTGGATGCCATGTTAAAGAAGTATCTATTGATGTACGTGTTTGTGACTAAGAATGAGTCTGGTGGTGCGTTCTGGCGAGTTTTATTCAATCGCTTGATCTTCGCCAGTATTCTTTCCAACGTGATCATCGCTCTTGTTGCCAAGTCGAGCGGCACGTGGGACATGGTGTTCTGCGTGGCACCCCTGCCTTTCTTGATGATTGGGTTCAAAATCTATTGCATGAAGAAGTTCGACTCCGATTGCGAGTTCTACAATCGTGCAAACCTGAACGATTTCGAGGCCTTGGGCGTGAACCCGGCCGATAAGAAAGCATCAGACCGTTTGAACACCAAGTTCGGACACCCTGCCCTGTACAAACCACTTTTGACACCTATGGTGCACGCCAAGGCAGCCGCGGCACTAAAGGAAATCTATCAGGGTCGTCTGGACCAGGGAGAAACGGACGGCGAGTACTCAGACATTGCAATGAACTCAATGCTCGCATCCCAGCCCGGCAAGTCTGCCGAACCCGCACCCTTCGAGGTTGTCCCGGAGAACCATCTCGACTTCTCGTATTACAAGGATCGAGCAGACTTCCGAGACGATTTTGGAGGCGGTATCTACGGCCGACCCGATGACCAGATGACAGAGCGCTCGCACACACCCCGCAGCAATCTAAGAGGCGAGTGGTCTCCCGGCTCCTCCCGTGCCTCATCACCGGCACCCTCTGTATCATCAATGCCATCGCTTAACATGTATAATGGCTACGACCATTTGGATCCGACTGGACTGGCCCACCCGGCCTTCCATGTGCCGCTATCGCGGGGCGAATGTGACCCCTCTGGAGCATATTCAAATGCCGACGAGGCGGAATCAAGACTACTCAGTCATGCACAGGCTCCCGCGCAGACGGATATCACGAATCCGCTCGGTCGCTGGCGGAGTGGTGGGTATGGACCTGTTGACCAGGACGACGAGCCCTCGTACACCTCCTACGACGCTTACCGTTCGCAGCGGTAA
- a CDS encoding NADH dehydrogenase subunit 3, mitochondrion has product MAWYSILPPELTHLESWAARIFFFLGLITIGPWAFLIFLDASLWVYRLILWEIPWLGGRARGRQRPRAPSLNERPGGQRRAFGLCGMETDTGNSESGDRDDHPGPKRERDRDDSGKENVSPVAQTLNPHSGVIRLSILSQGPNPAGRSRPYKLHFFV; this is encoded by the exons ATGGCGTGGTACTCTATCCTTCCACCAGAGCTTACCCACCTCGAAAGCTGGGCAGCTCGCATCTTC TTCTTCCTCGGTCTCATCACCATTGGCCCCTGGGCTTTCCTCATATTTCTAGACGCATCCCTCTGGGTATATCGACTGATCCTCTGGGAGATTCCCTGGCTTGGTGGACGAGCACGTGGTCGACAGCGTCCTCGCGCGCCGAGCTTGAATGAACGTCCGGGCGGGCAACGGAGGGCCTTTGGACTGTGCGGCATGGAAACAGATACCGGTAACAGCGAGAGTGGAGACCGAGATGATCATCCGGGGccgaagagggagagagatcGTGATGACTCTGGGAAGGAGAACGTGAGCCCTGTTGCCCAAACATTGAATCCACAT TCAGGAGTGATTCGCCTATCGATCTTATCTCAAGGTCCTAACCCCGCAGGACGATCTCGGCCTT ACAAACTTCACTTTTTCGTGTAG
- a CDS encoding HRQ family protein 4, translating to MALENLEPSELIPMDKTYKNRLALRKSILDQHHDVVVAINNDQTPKEDPRIRLAISELYNFVLGTYLPTRYPSMFQLNAERSLFQNLVTGATWPTTLSPTTPAIQALKILSQTVDEDFLILLPELLSDAEEQPNYVLQAYAVCFPAGFNTRKKLGLRLVDIHVPVPRYQEKIGRSMDRFFARIRVGKFVKRVNWSITINTGLFAAYSGTHAVVGKKEETIDLGKLNIDQTVLRCERQTLHRLPVSKALVFAIHTYVYPVRQIKEEGSGEDLANAIDGLRRGNVPEMHGYKKGDVWGEALKDFLRA from the exons ATGG CCCTGGAGAACCTTGAACCGTCAGAGCTCATCCCGATGGACAAAACCTATAAGAACCGACTCGCACTCCGCAAGTCCATACTCGACCAGCACCACGACGTCGTGGTAGCAATCAACAATGATCAAACCCCAAAGGAGGACCCTCGTATTCGCCTCGCCATCAGCGAACTATACAATTTTGTGCTGGGAACATACCTACCAACTCGATACCCGAGCATGTTCCAGCTAAACGCCGAAAGATCGCTCTTCCAAAACCTGGTAACAGGCGCAACCTGGCCAACTACCCTATCACCAACGACGCCAGCAATCCAAGCCCTGAAGATCTTGTCCCAGACAGTAGATGAGGACTTCCTGATCCTACTCCCTGAGCTTTTATCCGATGCCGAAGAACAGCCAAATTATGTGCTACAGGCATATGCGGTCTGTTTCCCGGCTGGCTTCAACACGCGCAAGAAACTCGGCTTGCGTTTAGTGGATATTCATGTTCCGGTCCCGCGTTACCAGGAGAAGATTGGGCGCAGCATGGATAGGTTCTTTGCGCGCATTCGGGTTGGGAAGTTTGTGAAACGGGTCAATTGGAGTATCACCATAAACACGGGGCTGTTTGCTGCTTATAGTGGGACACATGCTGTGGTGGGGAAAAAGGAGGAGACTATTGATCTCGGGAAATTAAATATTGATCAG ACTGTTCTGCGATGTGAGCGTCAGACATTGCATCGGTTGCCGGTATCCAAGGCTCTTGTCTTTGCTATCCACACCTATGTTTATCCGGTTAGGCAGATTAAGGAGGAGGGTTCCGGTGAGGACCTTGCAAATGCGATAGATGGCTTGAGGAGGGGGAATGTGCCAGAAATGCATGGTTATAAGAAGGGAGATGTCTGGGGAGAAGCATTGAAAGACTTCCTAAGGGCCTAG